GTCTTGAGCTGTGCCATAAGCATATGCATCATAGCCTTGCCCATAACCATAGTACCCACTCCACTGATTAGGATCTGCTTGTGTAACGTAACCATCCTGAAACAAATACTAAAAGTTCATCAACTGACATTCAGTGAACCAGAGAGTAGAGTAAGGCTCTACATCACATCAGTATAAACGATTTTTCACCTGTCCTGGATTTTTGCTCCAAGAGATGCGTACTGCTTGTTGACCAATCACATGTCCCTGCATTTTTTGCATTGCTTCTTCTGCTGACGGCCTGGGAGAAATCAAAACTTTAGTGAACAGAGCTAGAAATAAGCATTACCTGACAAACAAATACATGGAAGCAATCACAAGTGAATTCTCTACCTGGTTTTGAATTGAACATAACCGTATCCCTTTGTTTCAGGTATGTTAACATAAATAATCTCTCCTAGCGACGAAAATGctttcttcatctcttcctCTGTAACATTTGGGTCCAAATCCGCAACTGAAACCTGTACACAAAAACCAATGAATGAAGACAAGCAGGGGGATTTCAAGCTCGTCAAGTGGAACGTACCGTTGTACAGGTGATGTCATTTTCAGGTGCAAGGACCTGTGCTGGTTGCGCAGCGTATGCTGGAGCTGGTGCAGCAACTGCCGACGGGGCTGGAATCGTGTAAGCAGCTAGAGAAAAAACTCCCAGTTAGATAAATGATTCTACTAACATTAAAATCAAattcttgtgtgtgtgttttcttgTTCTCATACCTTTGGCGGCATACGGTTGCTGCAAGCCAATGGTTTTCTTCGGCGTCGCCGCGCTGATCCGCATAGGCCTCGTCGAGCAATACAACCCATTCATCTCAGCCATAGCACGGTTCCTCTCACTCTCCTCAGCAAACTTCACGAACCCGTAACCTTTAGACCGTCCAGTACTCGGATCAGTGACAACCTTGGCACCTCTAACGGAAGAGTAGTGAACACGGAAAGTCTCTTGGAGGAGATAGTCCGTAACGTCAGGCGCCAAATCTCCGACAAAGATGGAATGGTCGGTTCCAGGATCAACTTTCTGTCCTGAACCGAAAGAAGCCCAATTTAAACGGAAATTGATCTCAGTACCAGCCATGGGTGTGCCGTTGTAGTTATGAAGCGCTCTCTCTGCTGCGGCGTGGGATATAAACTCAATGAAACCGTAACCTTCTGGCTGGCCTGTGATCTTGTTACGTATTACCTTCACAGAAACGAGCTGCACCACATAGAGATAACTTATAAGAAGCTTAGGAGAATATAATCTACTCTACACTTTCTATTAGTAGATATAAAAGCAACATTGATCAACTGTAACACTTAAAATGGTGAGAGGCAATTAGATAGCTATAACACTTTAATTAACATCCCCAAACCCAAAGTTACCTGCTTTTATCTATTATATCACTAAACAAGCCTCCTAAGAACTATGGATGCCAAACCATCCGTGAGAATAAGGTGTTAACCTCGCCGGTTTGGGAGAAGGTGGAAGAGAGGTAATTCTCGTCGACCCAGTACTGCAAATCTCCAATCCAGAGGGTTCGCACTTCTTCCAGCGTCTGTGGATGGTGGTAGCCTTGCGGCTGCGGAggcatcatcgtcatcatctctctctctctctctctctggttaaTTCCCGTAGCGCCAAAACCGTAACCTAGAACACACACACGAGTAGGGACGCGGTGTACAGTGGTGGCGTCGGCTAAATTTCCCGGCCGTGTCTAAAAGTATTTGATTTGGATTAGTGGTCGACAAAAAGAAGTTTTGGATTAATTAGTAAATGGAAAAGGTCATTAGTCTgagataaaaattatttcaaaattagaTGTACaagtatgaattatttaataaatagctaattattatttaactgCAAAActatttgtattaattaaaagagaaaattatTAGTTAGAG
The sequence above is drawn from the Raphanus sativus cultivar WK10039 chromosome 7, ASM80110v3, whole genome shotgun sequence genome and encodes:
- the LOC108814397 gene encoding polyadenylate-binding protein RBP47B', which codes for MMTMMPPQPQGYHHPQTLEEVRTLWIGDLQYWVDENYLSSTFSQTGELVSVKVIRNKITGQPEGYGFIEFISHAAAERALHNYNGTPMAGTEINFRLNWASFGSGQKVDPGTDHSIFVGDLAPDVTDYLLQETFRVHYSSVRGAKVVTDPSTGRSKGYGFVKFAEESERNRAMAEMNGLYCSTRPMRISAATPKKTIGLQQPYAAKAAYTIPAPSAVAAPAPAYAAQPAQVLAPENDITCTTVSVADLDPNVTEEEMKKAFSSLGEIIYVNIPETKGYGYVQFKTRPSAEEAMQKMQGHVIGQQAVRISWSKNPGQDGYVTQADPNQWSGYYGYGQGYDAYAYGTAQDPSLYAYGGYGYPQYPQQGDGTQEVTNSAAEQDLYDPMATPDVDKLNAGYFSVHASAILGRLSWHRTSPLAS